A genomic stretch from Erysipelothrix sp. HDW6C includes:
- a CDS encoding DegV family protein has protein sequence MKIAVITDSSAGVSQAQAAEYGIYVARMPLTIDGKEYIEEEGISRIELIAAMRRGAKVSTSQPPLGVLIETFESLLKEYDHVIFLPISSKLSGTYQTALGLASDFDNRITVIDSQFVAAPLLLLSVDVKKMADMGMDPLKIKEKVEREAEMFAPLIPEDIQYLKRGGRITPAAAAIANLLKIIPVLKVANGEIDVLEKVRTHKKALKVGFGHVFEGRNIDEYEWIVLDGDCDPKTFESLVEDVEKHIGRPAVRELLYPIVLAHTGPGSIALCAYKKLI, from the coding sequence ATGAAAATAGCAGTTATTACAGATTCATCTGCAGGTGTATCGCAAGCACAGGCAGCGGAATACGGGATTTATGTTGCGCGTATGCCGCTAACAATTGATGGCAAGGAATATATAGAAGAAGAAGGCATCTCACGTATTGAGCTTATTGCAGCCATGCGCCGCGGTGCTAAAGTTAGTACTTCACAGCCACCATTGGGTGTGTTGATTGAAACATTCGAATCCTTATTAAAGGAGTACGATCATGTTATCTTCCTTCCAATTTCAAGTAAACTGAGTGGAACGTATCAAACGGCACTGGGTCTTGCAAGTGATTTCGACAATCGTATTACGGTTATTGATTCACAATTTGTTGCCGCACCCTTGTTGCTCTTATCTGTCGATGTTAAGAAAATGGCAGACATGGGAATGGATCCTCTAAAGATAAAGGAAAAGGTTGAGCGTGAGGCGGAAATGTTTGCACCACTGATTCCTGAAGATATTCAATATTTAAAGCGTGGTGGACGCATTACACCTGCTGCTGCAGCAATTGCAAACTTGTTGAAGATCATTCCGGTGTTGAAAGTTGCCAATGGTGAAATCGATGTTTTAGAAAAAGTGCGAACACATAAAAAGGCGCTTAAAGTTGGATTCGGTCATGTTTTCGAAGGGCGCAATATCGACGAGTATGAATGGATTGTATTGGATGGTGATTGCGATCCGAAGACATTTGAATCGCTTGTTGAAGATGTGGAGAAACACATTGGACGACCAGCAGTTCGTGAACTCTTGTATCCAATTGTGCTCGCACATACGGGTCCAGGATCAATTGCACTGTGTGCATATAAGAAATTAATTTAA
- the argS gene encoding arginine--tRNA ligase: protein MNLIETNLVGVLETIISEEFGIEKEPGLVMLSIPNNAEMGDYSTNIAMRINKRVSKSPRDVAETIIARLDGHEMLVRVEVAGPGFINFFMKPEVLASVINTVIAAGPDYGRSNSGEGIRTLAEYVSANPTGQLHVGHARGAAWGDSLTRIMKFAGYDVLREYYVNDLGNQITMLSHSLYARYKQALGHQAELPEDGYHGEDIKQIAQDVIARVGDTWLDKPEAEWVPFFKEIGIEFELERIKKDLATFGVSFDSWVSEKSLYDEGRVERVLKDMRANGVTYELEGALWFRSTDYGDDKDRVLIKSDGSYTYLVPDIANHIYKLERGYNKLLNLWGGDHHGYIPRMNAALESFGYKDVMDVDIIQMVRLIENGVEVKMSKRTGNAVGLVDLVDDIGVDAARYFFTSRALQTPLDFDLGLARSKSNDNPVFYAQYAHARICSILRQADNVTPVEEIGLLVHPKEVELLKYINEFSSVVADAAKNRQVHKIPNYIQQLAALFHTFYGELKVNDPSNPELSNQRLNLLVATKITLSNALSLIGVSAPEQM from the coding sequence ATGAATTTGATTGAAACAAACCTGGTGGGGGTTTTAGAAACAATAATAAGTGAAGAGTTCGGAATCGAAAAAGAACCGGGACTCGTCATGCTATCAATTCCCAATAATGCAGAGATGGGAGACTACTCGACAAACATTGCAATGCGCATCAACAAACGTGTAAGTAAGAGTCCGCGTGATGTAGCAGAAACGATTATCGCGCGCCTTGACGGCCACGAAATGCTCGTACGTGTTGAGGTTGCGGGTCCTGGATTTATAAACTTCTTTATGAAACCTGAAGTACTTGCAAGTGTTATCAATACAGTCATCGCTGCTGGTCCAGACTATGGTCGATCAAATTCAGGTGAAGGCATTCGCACGCTTGCTGAATACGTAAGTGCAAACCCAACAGGGCAACTTCATGTTGGTCATGCTCGTGGTGCAGCGTGGGGTGATTCATTGACACGTATTATGAAATTTGCAGGGTATGATGTTTTACGTGAGTACTACGTGAATGATCTTGGAAACCAAATTACAATGTTAAGTCACTCGCTTTATGCTCGCTATAAGCAAGCGCTTGGACATCAAGCAGAACTCCCTGAAGATGGTTACCATGGAGAAGATATAAAGCAAATCGCTCAAGACGTTATTGCACGTGTGGGGGATACTTGGCTTGATAAACCTGAGGCAGAATGGGTTCCATTCTTCAAAGAAATTGGTATTGAGTTCGAACTTGAACGCATTAAAAAAGACCTCGCAACATTTGGGGTATCCTTTGATTCATGGGTCAGTGAAAAATCATTGTACGATGAGGGTCGTGTTGAACGTGTTCTCAAAGACATGCGTGCCAATGGTGTAACCTACGAATTGGAGGGTGCATTATGGTTCCGTTCAACGGATTATGGTGATGATAAAGATCGTGTTCTTATCAAGTCAGATGGATCTTACACTTATCTTGTTCCCGATATTGCAAATCATATCTACAAACTCGAACGCGGCTACAACAAACTCTTAAACTTATGGGGTGGTGACCACCATGGTTACATTCCCCGTATGAATGCAGCGTTGGAGTCGTTTGGTTACAAAGATGTTATGGATGTCGATATTATTCAAATGGTTCGTCTTATCGAGAATGGTGTTGAGGTTAAGATGTCGAAACGTACTGGTAATGCAGTAGGGCTCGTTGATCTTGTCGATGATATTGGCGTTGATGCTGCGCGCTACTTCTTTACAAGTCGTGCGTTACAGACTCCCCTTGATTTTGATCTTGGACTCGCACGTAGTAAATCAAATGACAACCCTGTGTTCTATGCTCAATATGCACATGCTCGTATTTGCTCAATCTTGCGCCAAGCAGATAATGTAACACCTGTTGAAGAAATTGGCTTGTTAGTTCATCCAAAAGAAGTTGAATTGCTAAAGTACATCAATGAATTCAGTTCAGTTGTTGCCGATGCTGCGAAGAACCGTCAAGTTCATAAGATTCCAAACTACATTCAACAACTTGCAGCATTATTCCATACATTCTATGGAGAATTGAAAGTTAACGATCCAAGCAATCCTGAACTTTCAAATCAGAGATTAAATCTACTTGTTGCAACTAAAATAACATTGAGTAATGCGTTATCGCTTATCGGAGTTTCAGCTCCTGAGCAAATGTAA
- a CDS encoding GntR family transcriptional regulator, which produces MSLGKSSIAIYRQIIDYFRYEIASGRVKPGDRIDSIRNLALEFKVNPNTVQKALNELEREGLVATDRTNGKFVTDDMERIAALRGDLCHEISVDFVNKVKDLNMEVTEIMVHIQSVWEEKK; this is translated from the coding sequence ATGTCACTTGGAAAAAGCTCTATCGCAATCTATCGTCAAATCATTGATTATTTTCGATATGAGATTGCGTCGGGTCGCGTAAAGCCTGGAGATCGCATTGACTCCATTCGCAACTTGGCACTCGAATTTAAGGTCAACCCAAATACGGTTCAAAAAGCATTGAACGAACTTGAGCGTGAAGGGTTGGTCGCAACAGACCGTACCAATGGTAAATTTGTTACCGATGATATGGAACGTATTGCTGCATTAAGAGGGGATTTGTGTCATGAAATCAGTGTAGACTTTGTGAACAAGGTTAAAGACCTTAACATGGAAGTTACTGAGATTATGGTACACATACAATCAGTATGGGAGGAGAAGAAATAA
- a CDS encoding ABC transporter ATP-binding protein: MDMPYLSLRGLQKAYGNTPVINNVNLELTGGKIIGLCGPNGAGKTTLIKMIMGLLRDYHGDIKVLGDDIGPKSKARISYLPDVEYLDPRATGLSTAKLYQDMYADFDLHTLEDLFVKMKLDSSMPVSKMSKGMREKFQLALCLSRQADIYIFDEPIAGVDPASRDSIIDTILSNYTKDALLIISTHLIADIEPVLDEVVFLKDGAIYLHENCDDLREERGASVNDVFREVFKW; encoded by the coding sequence ATGGATATGCCGTATCTAAGTCTTCGAGGTCTCCAAAAAGCTTATGGGAATACACCCGTAATTAATAATGTTAACCTCGAATTGACTGGTGGAAAAATAATTGGACTCTGTGGTCCAAACGGTGCTGGTAAAACAACACTCATTAAAATGATTATGGGGTTACTTCGCGACTATCATGGCGATATCAAAGTACTTGGGGATGATATCGGACCAAAGTCAAAAGCACGTATTTCATACTTGCCAGATGTCGAGTACCTCGACCCACGCGCGACAGGATTATCAACCGCGAAGCTCTATCAAGATATGTATGCAGATTTTGATTTGCACACATTGGAAGACTTGTTTGTTAAAATGAAACTTGACAGTTCAATGCCTGTTTCAAAAATGTCAAAAGGGATGCGTGAGAAATTCCAACTTGCTTTGTGTCTTTCACGTCAAGCCGATATTTATATCTTTGATGAGCCGATTGCAGGTGTTGACCCTGCTTCACGAGATTCAATTATTGATACAATTTTGAGCAACTATACAAAAGATGCTCTACTCATTATCTCAACGCATTTAATTGCCGATATTGAACCTGTTTTGGATGAAGTTGTTTTCTTGAAAGATGGCGCAATCTACCTTCATGAAAACTGTGATGATTTGCGTGAAGAACGTGGAGCATCAGTCAATGATGTATTCAGAGAGGTATTCAAATGGTAG
- the yfcE gene encoding phosphodiesterase, whose amino-acid sequence MNILIISDIHGSHERLRDVLNTPYPYDMVVLVGDNLYHGPRNPILEDYNPQKVADQLNGLSVPVLAVRGNCDAEVDQMLLNFSMMQDYTVTNLNNITTYITHGHLLNPVDDGPKKRSRLFISGHTHIPTMNDVDGVMLFNPGSIALPKEGHPNTYGYLSGTTLTTFTLKHEVYMTSSLSYE is encoded by the coding sequence ATGAATATACTCATTATTTCTGATATACATGGCAGTCATGAACGCCTTCGCGATGTATTAAATACACCGTATCCATACGATATGGTTGTGCTTGTTGGTGACAATCTATACCATGGTCCGCGTAATCCTATATTAGAGGATTACAATCCTCAAAAGGTTGCAGATCAATTGAATGGACTGTCAGTTCCGGTTCTTGCTGTGCGTGGGAATTGCGATGCTGAAGTCGACCAAATGTTATTGAATTTCTCAATGATGCAAGACTACACTGTCACAAATCTAAATAACATTACAACTTACATCACGCATGGACACCTTTTAAATCCTGTCGATGACGGCCCTAAGAAGCGATCACGTCTCTTTATTTCCGGACACACGCATATTCCAACGATGAACGATGTTGATGGTGTTATGCTCTTTAATCCCGGATCCATTGCCCTACCTAAAGAAGGGCACCCCAACACATATGGTTACCTTAGTGGTACAACACTGACAACTTTCACGCTCAAACACGAAGTCTACATGACGTCGTCACTTTCGTACGAATAG
- a CDS encoding LCP family protein — protein sequence MEKPKKTLKLKELFNNPIVGVVIVLLVNIVIAAIIVLAGRYIKIHSQYFMLGIGVLVIMALIINTLFLIGYVKQIKIFRHILIYSGVLVLLIGSVGTFYLYKTDSLINQIVNQNEAETVDYVVLSFEQGKTTDDLGDQKLGYVKGKDTSYSELLKESVRPYSRTVEYVEYATEVELLEATLEKEIHFAALPKNYRIYAENFTEDRNPFQTTTELFTFSTKVEHTISNVDVLQEPFKLLMLGINDELADSIILATFNPQTLKVTMTSLARDSFVPIACQGDQRDKLNHARGVNRQCIIDTVENFLDEKIDFYFETDFYALVKIVDALGGLEIESPVTFAGSFPLEGEYDDYGYPVYEGVTVPEGKNLLTGKQVLTFARERYAFPDSDFTRQRNQQYVIKEVATKIIATRDPNTLIKVLEGAKDNIKTNLTVNDISALMGYAIQSLDTSPLEPMDTFRIVSTQVMGQGSTRPNGASVIIPYYTEMQNVRDLIDMNVVVEPVLKNAQSFEFSYLDKYNAATDFDGYRENTGELYTGGQVDTEEPEVPEETPVEETPVENTDVTVPDFGSMTRDAILAWGAENSVDVSFGEYPTSEAQYTDGQFWSQSAGAGSVIQKGGAITITYIVKTEEEAPIIPPDEETPEEPGTDGEGGDVKPTPNP from the coding sequence ATGGAAAAACCCAAGAAAACCCTGAAGCTTAAAGAACTCTTTAACAATCCCATTGTTGGTGTTGTGATTGTTCTTTTAGTCAATATCGTCATTGCTGCAATCATTGTCCTTGCAGGACGCTATATTAAAATACATAGCCAATACTTTATGTTAGGAATTGGTGTTTTAGTCATCATGGCTCTCATTATTAATACCTTGTTTTTAATTGGTTATGTTAAACAAATTAAGATTTTCCGTCACATTCTAATTTACTCGGGTGTTTTAGTCTTGTTAATTGGGAGTGTAGGAACATTCTACTTGTATAAAACTGACAGTTTAATTAATCAAATTGTGAACCAAAATGAAGCGGAAACTGTTGATTATGTCGTTCTTTCGTTTGAACAAGGAAAGACAACAGATGATCTTGGCGATCAGAAACTCGGTTATGTCAAAGGCAAAGATACAAGCTACAGTGAATTGCTTAAAGAATCTGTAAGACCATATTCTCGTACAGTCGAATATGTTGAGTATGCAACAGAAGTGGAATTGCTCGAAGCAACTCTAGAGAAAGAAATTCATTTTGCGGCATTACCGAAGAACTATCGAATTTATGCTGAGAACTTTACAGAAGATCGTAACCCGTTCCAAACTACAACCGAACTCTTCACATTCTCAACAAAAGTTGAACATACAATTTCAAATGTGGATGTGCTCCAAGAACCATTCAAATTGTTAATGCTTGGAATCAATGATGAACTTGCCGATTCCATAATTTTAGCAACGTTCAATCCACAAACACTCAAAGTAACAATGACAAGTCTTGCACGTGACTCATTTGTACCCATTGCATGTCAAGGGGATCAACGCGACAAGTTAAACCATGCCCGCGGCGTGAATCGTCAGTGTATTATTGACACTGTCGAAAACTTCTTGGATGAAAAGATTGATTTCTACTTTGAAACAGACTTCTATGCGCTCGTTAAAATTGTTGACGCATTGGGTGGTTTAGAGATTGAATCTCCGGTAACATTTGCCGGTTCATTCCCATTAGAAGGTGAGTATGATGACTATGGTTACCCTGTATACGAAGGGGTTACTGTTCCAGAAGGCAAAAACCTTCTGACTGGTAAGCAAGTGTTAACCTTTGCCCGTGAGCGATACGCTTTCCCGGATTCAGACTTTACACGTCAACGTAACCAACAATATGTTATTAAAGAAGTTGCAACCAAAATCATTGCAACACGCGACCCAAATACGTTAATCAAAGTTCTCGAGGGTGCAAAAGATAATATTAAGACAAACCTGACGGTTAATGACATATCAGCCTTGATGGGATATGCCATTCAAAGCTTGGATACATCCCCTTTAGAACCAATGGATACCTTTAGAATTGTCTCGACACAGGTTATGGGACAAGGAAGTACCCGTCCAAATGGTGCTTCGGTAATTATTCCATACTATACAGAAATGCAAAATGTTCGTGATCTTATTGATATGAACGTGGTTGTAGAACCCGTGCTTAAGAATGCGCAATCGTTTGAGTTCTCCTACCTTGATAAATACAATGCAGCTACTGATTTTGACGGTTACCGTGAAAATACTGGCGAATTGTATACAGGTGGTCAAGTTGATACAGAGGAACCAGAAGTTCCTGAGGAAACACCGGTTGAAGAAACACCCGTTGAAAATACGGATGTCACAGTTCCGGATTTTGGAAGTATGACTCGTGATGCAATCTTAGCTTGGGGTGCAGAAAACAGTGTTGACGTTTCTTTTGGAGAATACCCAACAAGTGAAGCACAATATACGGATGGTCAGTTCTGGTCGCAATCGGCTGGAGCGGGATCTGTTATTCAAAAAGGTGGCGCTATTACAATCACCTATATCGTGAAAACAGAAGAAGAGGCTCCTATAATCCCACCTGATGAAGAGACTCCTGAAGAACCAGGAACTGATGGCGAAGGCGGAGATGTGAAACCAACACCCAATCCATAA
- a CDS encoding LCP family protein — protein MAKQRRKRRSFIFDIPLVGMLIVLMVNVVVAAVIILAGRYIKIHTQYFMLGIAVLMVVALILDLLFLIGFVKRVSAFRRLTIYFGLIVIAVGGVGTYYLYKTDNIINQIINLTAQESVEYVVVSFDKNLTTSDMDHKKLGYISSIDPTYKEVVKESVSAYSQTVELVEYKNSVDLLKASQRQEIAFAALPKTYKRLSDDFAQDDNPLENIAVLFPFKTEIEQNSSTVDVLKEPFTLLMLGNNEDLSDSIILATFNPKTLRVTMTSLARDSFVPIACRDGERDKLNHSRGESRQCIIDTVENYLDEEIDFYFETDFYALVKIVDALGGLDIESPVTFAGSFPLEGEYDEYGEPVYEGITVPAGLNHLDGKQVLTFARERHNIDGEDFGRQMNQQYVIKEVATKIISTRNVNTLVNVLDAAKDNVSTNLSVNDITALMGYAIQSLDSSPLTPMETFRIVSTQIAGDDDVRPNGAMVIIPYLSQMQNVRDLIDINVRHEPKLLNNTSFEFSYTDKYNAALDFDGYRENEGELYIGQEIEYETPSNNNTSTSEKPSENGSVVVRDFSGWSDEEISSWGSERGIAITFGTYSTSDEQFNEGQFWSQSVTPGETIYSGDSIHIDRVVKVGGEQPVDDETDEERNDDA, from the coding sequence ATGGCAAAACAAAGAAGAAAAAGACGCAGTTTTATTTTCGATATTCCCCTTGTGGGAATGCTCATCGTATTGATGGTTAATGTGGTGGTTGCAGCAGTGATTATACTTGCAGGACGCTACATTAAAATACACACGCAATACTTTATGCTTGGAATTGCGGTCCTTATGGTTGTAGCTCTAATTCTCGACCTGCTGTTTTTAATTGGATTTGTGAAACGCGTATCGGCATTCCGTCGTCTTACCATCTACTTTGGTTTGATTGTGATTGCTGTGGGTGGCGTTGGGACGTATTATCTTTACAAGACAGATAATATTATCAATCAAATCATCAATCTAACAGCGCAAGAAAGTGTGGAGTATGTTGTTGTATCTTTTGACAAAAACCTAACAACATCTGACATGGATCATAAAAAATTGGGATACATTTCCAGTATCGATCCAACGTATAAAGAAGTTGTGAAAGAAAGTGTTTCGGCATACTCACAAACAGTCGAGTTGGTTGAGTATAAGAACAGTGTTGATTTGTTGAAGGCAAGTCAGCGTCAGGAGATTGCATTTGCTGCATTACCAAAAACATACAAGCGGTTGAGTGATGATTTTGCACAAGATGATAATCCCCTTGAGAATATTGCAGTTCTTTTCCCATTTAAAACAGAAATTGAACAAAATAGCAGTACCGTTGATGTTCTTAAAGAACCGTTTACGTTGTTGATGTTGGGTAATAATGAAGATTTATCCGATTCAATCATTCTGGCAACATTCAATCCAAAGACATTGCGTGTCACGATGACCAGCCTTGCCCGTGACTCATTTGTTCCCATTGCATGTCGTGATGGTGAGCGTGATAAGTTGAACCATTCGCGTGGTGAGAGTCGCCAATGTATTATTGATACCGTGGAAAACTACTTGGATGAAGAGATTGATTTCTATTTTGAAACAGATTTTTATGCCTTGGTAAAAATAGTTGATGCATTAGGGGGACTTGATATTGAGTCACCAGTTACTTTTGCAGGGTCATTCCCACTTGAAGGCGAATATGATGAGTATGGCGAACCTGTCTACGAAGGCATAACAGTTCCAGCAGGACTTAATCATCTTGATGGGAAACAAGTGCTTACGTTTGCGCGTGAACGTCATAACATTGATGGTGAGGACTTTGGTCGTCAAATGAATCAACAATATGTTATCAAAGAAGTTGCCACAAAAATAATCAGTACACGTAATGTGAATACTCTGGTTAATGTTTTGGATGCTGCAAAAGATAATGTAAGTACAAACCTATCTGTAAATGATATTACCGCCTTGATGGGGTATGCAATCCAAAGTTTGGATAGCTCGCCACTTACGCCAATGGAAACATTCCGCATTGTCTCAACACAGATCGCTGGAGATGATGATGTCAGACCCAATGGCGCAATGGTAATTATTCCTTATTTGAGTCAAATGCAAAATGTTCGCGATCTCATTGATATTAATGTGCGTCACGAACCCAAACTATTGAACAATACATCGTTTGAATTCTCATATACAGATAAGTACAATGCAGCTTTAGATTTTGATGGATACAGAGAAAATGAAGGCGAACTCTATATCGGCCAAGAAATAGAATACGAAACACCATCAAACAACAACACTTCAACATCAGAGAAACCATCGGAGAATGGTTCAGTTGTCGTGCGTGATTTTAGTGGATGGTCCGATGAAGAGATATCTTCGTGGGGGTCAGAGCGGGGAATCGCAATTACGTTTGGAACCTATTCAACATCTGATGAACAATTTAATGAAGGTCAGTTTTGGTCACAATCCGTTACACCTGGAGAAACAATCTACAGTGGCGACAGTATTCATATCGATCGTGTCGTAAAGGTTGGTGGCGAACAGCCGGTGGACGATGAAACAGATGAAGAACGTAACGATGATGCATAA
- a CDS encoding diacylglycerol kinase family protein: MKHVFIINPISGLGKYKDAQAWVEDYFAALEDEVEIRFSEYAGHAKEIASEYHGDVVLYAVGGDGTAHEVLNGMDLDVQLAIIPVGTGNDFWRMIGADKKDLKKVLKDTVHGVVRNIDVGEANGHRFLNSLNVGLDSEVNKHVNAVRSTLFPRTMIYGYYAIVELLKRKKTNIEVTVDGVTTAYETILTSIMNGKWYGGGFKSAPLAEFDDGLLEVTIVDSLPLYRIPRIFPMYFQGKHLGLDVVHHSKLKALTIKSPIPLAVGFDGEVYEYDTIDIRILEGQLKLRLPA; encoded by the coding sequence ATGAAACACGTATTTATTATTAATCCAATTTCCGGTTTAGGAAAATATAAAGATGCGCAAGCGTGGGTTGAAGACTACTTCGCGGCGCTTGAAGATGAAGTTGAAATTCGCTTTTCAGAATATGCAGGCCATGCAAAAGAAATTGCGAGTGAATATCATGGCGATGTTGTATTATATGCAGTGGGCGGTGATGGAACGGCGCATGAAGTTTTGAACGGGATGGATCTTGATGTGCAACTCGCAATTATTCCCGTCGGAACGGGTAATGATTTCTGGCGGATGATTGGCGCTGACAAGAAAGATTTGAAAAAAGTGTTAAAGGACACCGTTCATGGTGTTGTGCGTAATATAGATGTCGGCGAAGCCAATGGACACCGTTTCTTGAATAGCCTGAACGTTGGTTTGGATTCTGAAGTAAACAAACATGTTAACGCGGTGCGTTCGACATTATTTCCCCGAACCATGATTTATGGATATTATGCAATTGTAGAACTCTTGAAGCGAAAGAAGACCAACATAGAAGTCACAGTTGATGGTGTGACAACAGCTTATGAGACAATTCTTACATCAATCATGAATGGGAAGTGGTACGGCGGTGGATTTAAAAGCGCCCCATTGGCTGAGTTCGATGATGGCTTGCTCGAAGTAACAATTGTAGATAGCTTGCCTTTGTATCGGATACCACGTATTTTCCCCATGTACTTTCAAGGGAAGCACCTTGGCCTTGATGTCGTGCATCACAGTAAGTTGAAAGCACTCACCATTAAGTCACCCATCCCCCTCGCAGTTGGGTTTGATGGCGAAGTATATGAGTATGATACAATCGATATTCGAATTCTTGAAGGTCAATTGAAACTTCGATTGCCTGCGTGA
- the trxA gene encoding thioredoxin, whose translation MKNLTKANFNEEINNGVVLVDFYADWCGPCKMISPILAELSETHADKATIVKINVDEEGELAQRFDVMSIPTLILFKDGKPVGRKTGFMPKPELEKFITSAE comes from the coding sequence ATGAAAAACTTAACAAAAGCTAACTTTAACGAAGAAATTAATAATGGTGTTGTTCTTGTAGATTTCTATGCTGACTGGTGTGGTCCATGTAAGATGATTTCACCAATCTTAGCAGAACTCTCAGAAACACATGCTGATAAAGCAACCATCGTCAAAATCAATGTTGACGAAGAAGGCGAATTGGCACAACGTTTTGACGTCATGTCAATCCCAACATTAATCTTATTCAAAGACGGTAAACCTGTGGGACGTAAAACAGGATTCATGCCAAAACCTGAGTTAGAAAAATTCATAACATCAGCAGAATAA
- a CDS encoding helix-turn-helix domain-containing protein — translation MEIGKKLKELRIKNGLTLEELASRSELTKGFLSQLENDLTSPSIATLNDLVEALGTNLSVFFKQEKKEQIVFKTEDYFVDEREEQTIHWIVPNAQKNEMEPILIELKTGGQSSVIEPHEGEEFGYVLQGKVQLRYGDEEITVSKGQTFYINGSKSHVLVNDFQQTARVIWVCTPPIF, via the coding sequence ATGGAAATTGGAAAGAAATTGAAAGAATTGCGAATAAAAAATGGCCTAACGTTAGAAGAACTTGCAAGCCGTAGTGAACTAACAAAGGGTTTTTTATCGCAACTGGAAAATGATTTGACATCTCCGTCGATTGCAACCTTGAATGATCTTGTGGAAGCCTTGGGTACCAATCTCTCTGTTTTCTTTAAACAAGAGAAAAAAGAACAGATTGTATTTAAGACTGAAGACTATTTTGTTGATGAACGTGAGGAACAAACAATTCATTGGATTGTTCCCAATGCTCAGAAAAATGAAATGGAACCGATCTTGATTGAGTTGAAAACTGGCGGACAATCCAGTGTCATCGAACCGCATGAGGGCGAGGAGTTTGGCTATGTTCTGCAAGGTAAGGTACAATTAAGGTATGGTGATGAGGAAATCACAGTATCCAAAGGGCAAACTTTCTACATCAATGGAAGCAAGTCTCATGTTTTGGTAAATGATTTTCAACAGACAGCACGCGTCATTTGGGTATGTACGCCACCAATTTTTTAA